Part of the Meleagris gallopavo isolate NT-WF06-2002-E0010 breed Aviagen turkey brand Nicholas breeding stock chromosome 28, Turkey_5.1, whole genome shotgun sequence genome, GGCAGGGCTCTCTCCTTACTATGGTACAAATGAGAGCAGTGGGAAGCATGTCTGAAGACCTAGGAAGGACAGCTTTAACCAGAGCTGCTGAGAACCTTAAACTAGAACTACAAGCAGAACACGCACCAAAACTGTGCTGGCTCTGACTTCTGGGCAAGCTGAAGCCCTGCTCCCTGGAGCAAACCGTCTCCTCTCTTCAGTCTTTCTCTTACACAGAGCATTTGCCCCCTCGCCAGCCCTAAACTGCATCTGATCTCCTGCAATGACAGGTCAGTCTGCAGTGCCAGGTCCTTGGAATCAGCTCCTTTGGAAGAGACGAGAAGAGTTGTGAGAGGTCACTGACGTGGATAAAGGCAAAGAACTGAGCAGGTCCTGctggcaggctgctggctgccacGTTCTTTTCCCTCAGGCATCTCTGACTCCTACAGCACAAGGTGCACTCCTCCCTAGGCTTTTGCTGTCCTCCAATACAAGAAGAGCTGCAGGCTGGCCTACAAACAAAGAGCAGACCAGGGCCAGGTGGGATGAGGTATCCTTTACCTTCCCCATGAGTACTTCATGAAGAGCCTGTGAGGAAACCCTTTCAAAATCCATGTTGCACTGATCGCCGATCTGCCGCAGGCGACTGGCAATAATAACCGGGTCAAAACCACTTGGttgctcttcttcagactgCACAGGCCCTGAAacaaggaaaggagagagcaggctgaggggtTGGGGTGTAATACATGACAAggcagagaggagaggaagaagagccACAGTGATCCAAACTTGGGAAGGTTTTCAAAGGCACACTTCACAGATTTCAGGTAcataaaagcattaaaactTCTCAGCTCAACTACTTAAAGTGGggttattgtctttttttttttttttcctctgttaaagTATTTTCCATAAAAGTATGCCGAGATAAAAAggatttggttttttttttttctgaatgttcaGCCTGAAGGAGATACCCACCACCGAGAACTTCAGCAGAAGTATTTCCAAGCTCCTCAAAGCCATAAGGAACTGAAAACAGGACCTTTCAACAGAGTAACACGCACCCTGATCtcctgcagcacatcctgccctgctgccctcgCCTCAGcccaggctggagctgcaggccCTCAGGGACATCCCACGCCTGGGTGCAACCCACCTGCCCCAGGGGAAGGAAACCAGGCAGAGACTGATGGGGACTTTTGCCCCCAGTCCCACCAAGGCAGGCTGCAGCATGGTCTCTGTGGCCTCTGCCCCACTCTAACTTATCCCCCAGCACGGACACAACTCGGAGCTCATCACAAGATAAAAAACCCCAACACCTGGCACCAAGCTGCACCTCCTGCCTTTACATCCCTCCAGCATCCTCAGCAAGAAGGATCTGCACTGAACTGCAGGCCTCACCTCCTGAGTCTGTCTGCAGGCATCGGAAATCGGCTTCATCTTCATTTAGGAGATCATCAAATAAGGCTTCCACAACACACGCTGTCTGTTCCTCAAAAGTCCTCATGGCAGCTTTCTCACCCCAAGCTGCTGGCAGACAGGAATGCCTCCCAGCTCTCGGGCTGAGCAGTGCCTCTGAAGCTTCCTTTTCCCAGAGCAGTGCCAGCCCGTCCTTCCGGGAACGGCATGGCTGCAGGCCCCTCCTGAGGACCGCACAGACAACCTTTGCCCTCAACCGTGATTGCTCAAACTACAGGTGTGGTTTAGTTTCAAAATAAGGCGTTGCCATGGAGATAAAATTAATTAGAGATTATGTGCAGCCAAGGATCATCGTTGACTCATGCATTTAGCAGGAAAGGTACCTGGACAGAAGGGTAGAATCTTGAAGTCCTATTCCAGATCAACACACGATGCAGTGCAGCTACAGCTGAGTGAAGGGTTGTTTGCCAGCAAGCCATCAAGGTGAGGCTTGGTGAGTAAAAGCTGCATCAAATGAGTGCTGCAAAGGACTCCCCCAAATGCATGTGTTGTATTCCTGTACTTAAAGAGACTGGAAACTTGAAAATGGTATAGGAAACCTACCAGAGTCAACTTCCTTTATCTACATTTCACTTCACTCCTAGATAGTTTGGCTATTACAATAACTTGGCACGCAAgactaaaataaattattgcaCAACTTCTTTATAAGAGAAGTGGAGAGAAAAAATTCTGTGTAAAATGAGGGCGGGATCTGCTGTGATGACCACGTGAATCCATCCTGCAGAGCTCAGGCAGGAGTCCTGTGAACAAACACTTCAGAAAGCAGCCAGGAACGATTCACTTCTTTATtaggaaaatcagaaatgaaatctAAAACTTGTCATTTAACAGGGACAGCAGCATACCAGTGAAGTGCATTCAGAGATACAATACAGTCATTTGGAGAAATTAAGCACTGCAAGATAATTTAGAGAATAGGGTTAACAAAGCCATGCCTTGCCCTGCACAATAGGCCCCACTACAGTAACCTGCGTACTTTAAGCCAGAGAATTTCCCTTTGGTTTTCCATTATACAGAACACTCAATGGAGTGGAACACATAGCAGAGCTGGATCAtttcctgtttctctctgtGCCCTGGCCAAAAGCTACTGTAGTGGGAAGagtgagagctggggctgaccAGGTGCAACTTCCTGTCCTTCCTCATGAGAAGGATGCAATGGTTTTTGAATTAAATTACaattctcacaaaaaaaaagagtaacaaaaaaacccccGTCCAAAACACTGCCCTGAATTTTGCTCACTTCTGGTTCCATCAGTCACACTGGTGTCTTGTGACAATCACGGCAGGTGCCAGCATTTCTGACTCagatcagcagcagcaggcttgcACACATTTATTATCCTGTCCTTTCCCCAGCccaggggaggaggaggatgccCTTTACCCTATCCTGCTCACCAGCCTCAGtagctcagcaccagcagcactgagctgcagctgtagCTCTCCTATGCCCAACACTGCTCAGGGAAGGGCTGACAACACTTCTACAGTTCAGAAGTACAAAACCTGCATCAAGAATGGCAAACTGAAGCCAGAGGAGAAAACTCTTCTTATGACCTGAGCAATCACCCCACAAGGAGCAGAGACCCATCAGGATCTGAGCCCAGCAACTGCCTCCACAGCAGTCCTGAACACAGACATGAAGGCCTGCAGTGCCTCAGGCTTTGCCTCACTCTGCTTCACTGCAACCTGCATCTCCGAATCTTCTGCCTCAAGCAATAGCTCTGTCAGGAAGAGGCAACCACTGTCATCCTGAGCAATGAAATAAGCTTTCCATGGCTGGACACCAGCTTTGCTCATAGCAATGGTCCGGATGTGGACGACATGAAGAGCAGTCTGAATAGTATCTGGATGAACTGTTCCAACCCAGGGCAGAGACTGTTGACAGCCAACATCCAGGGTCAGCCAGGTCTTCTCAAACTGTTCTGCAGTCAGGGCGACATCAGGAATTAAGGTAAGGCTGCCTGTATCAGGATGAACCTTGAGGACTTCTTTACTCCCTTCAGAAATCAGTGACTCTGAAATCAAAGCATAAACAAATGAGATGCAGTTTTTATTCCCCCATTACCAGTTTCACACAGAACATCCCAGGGGGCCATCAGATGAAGGCTGGAACTACAGCACCCTTAGCAGCAGCCTCCCTGGGCTTATGGGATGGTGATCAACCAGGCGTCGCACAAGATATTAAGAACACTAAAGAGTGATCTCAAAGCACTGTGGTCTTTTTCCAAAGGAACTCATGTGAGAATGTCTACTGACAAGAGGAAACTGTGAAGGCGATGCTGGTTACCTGTGCCTCTGTTCCCAGAGTCTGtacaaggagaaaaagcatAACAGGGCTCCCCTGGCTGGTGAGCAGTGACAAGTGCCCAACGTGCTTTGCCATAAATAGGTGCGAGGGTGTTGAACTCAGATGCCCACGTATTCACAGGTTGTTCTGTTTGGTCCTCCAGGAGCCCCAGGGAAGGGTCTGACTTGGGGCTGCACAGAACCCGTTTCACTTCATCCACACCGGACTGTAAGAGGCGATAGTAGAACAGCCCACGGTCTCGTACTGACAtatctttctcctcctctgcaaGTCAGAGTAACAGATTGTAGAGAATTTGAGTTTTCAGATTTTCCCCAGATTTCATGACCCCTAAATATTAAAGATACATTTCCAGGGATACAGCGTAAGCCTGTTACACTCACCAATCAGGGACAAGGCGCAGCCTAATGCATAAAACTACACTGCCACCCTAGATGGTCCCCTCATTGCAAGGATGCTGACACCGCATCAGTGCACCGGGGGCACATCAAAAACAGGTCCCCAAAAGCCTGTACTGCTGCTGCAATGAAGCAGAATGCTGAAAGAGGAAACCCACCTATGCAGTGATAGAGCAGCCTCCCTAGCATGTCCTGGCACTCGGCAGGACGAGACAGGAAAAGTCGCACCAACGCTGTCAGGAGCTCCATCTTCACTGCTGGAAACACCTCTGTTTTCACATTCTCCACCAAGTCCTCTAACACATAGGGAGCGTTTGGTACTTTCTCACCATGTGCACCAAGGAGCCAGATCAGTGCTTGCTTGCCCTGAAGGCACCAAAAAAGAGCATATTCTGTTTAACAGGATAGCTATATTAACAGTGTTGACATGAAATCAAGAGACACAGGAGAAGAAATCTAAAGCCACTTTACCTCACTGTCCTGGATGATGTCCTCACAGCCAGGCAGTGCCTGACACACTGCATCTGTGCACTGGGGACAGAGCCAAACCAGGTCCCGAAAAGCCTGTACTACAGCTgcaatgaaacaaaattctCAGCATTCCCCAAGAATTATAAAACCATTCGgcaaaataagtaaaaataaaacataaatgaaaaaaaaggagtCAAAAGACTTTGCAAAGTTTTAGCTAGGGAGGTCATGACTATGATTCAAGACACTCTCCTTCAAAAACCCAATATGCTGCCCCTGTCAGAGCACAGTTACGCCAAGTCTAAAATAAAGTACTAAAACTTCACATTGTTCCTCTTGCTTCTGGAAACTAATCTCCATTTTGGACATTCCCCAGCCTTTAGAGACTGATTCATGATGTGTCAGGCACACAAGGTTAGAATAACAAATTGAAAAACTAATACCAATTCAAAATGCATCACATGAACTTTAGCCCAAAATTTTAAAGGCTCTGTTGCACCCTTACAGAAACTCCAGCAACTACTAATGCCCAATTCAAGAGCTGACTGTAAGCATGTGACTTTGAAAGCTCAAAGCAAGAGCATTACAAAGAGGGCAGAAATAGCTAAGGGAAGTTAGATCTGAggacagcagaagaaaaaggcagaagtcTGGGTTGAGATGAATCCGACTGTTatatgaggaaaagaaatcaggAAGATTTAAAAGACAGAAACTAGGATTACCAGTCAGAAAGAACTCAAAATGAGACCTATTAACCATCACGGCACAAAGAGTTAATAAAATGCCTCTGCCTTCATCCCCTGGAGTCAACAAAAGGCCAGAAAAGAGCCTCCATGTTATATCAGACCAGGAATGCAACCATGACCATCTCCAAGGAAGGAAAACCTACGATCTCCAAGGAAGGAAAACCTACGATGTCCGGTCACATTCCACATCCCCACACAACCAGGGAGACTTCTACCTGGAGACACCAAGTAAATTAAATGTTCAGGTGCCTCCTAGAGCCTCAAGTTTTAGGACCACAAGCTTCAGCAAGGCCACTTCCTGGAGCTGAAGCCATGTAAACAATGTGAAGATGATTACCTGACGTGATGTGCTCCTGCTGAAGCCCCAAGAGCTCTGTCAGAATCCCCACGCAC contains:
- the BCL2L15 gene encoding bcl-2-like protein 15 — its product is MRTFEEQTACVVEALFDDLLNEDEADFRCLQTDSGGPVQSEEEQPSGFDPVIIASRLRQIGDQCNMDFERVSSQALHEVLMGKMEKFGAAVESLCKRWSDQNPELVYERAFLSISVKLMMYILKKGAANVNPGHLIKAINENAQVKNYIETRGGWEKLDN
- the AP4B1 gene encoding AP-4 complex subunit beta-1 codes for the protein MQEYVQQPLLNGLRDRASYVRRIAVLGCAKVHRLQGDTEVDGALVNELYSLLRDQDPIVVVNCLRALEEILKKEGGVVINKPIAHHLLNRMADLDQWGQSEVLAFLLRYRPRSEEELFNILNLLDGYLKSSSPSVVMAATKLFLVLAREYPHVQADVLVRVKGPLLAACTSESRELCFTALCHVRQILGSLPGHFSSHYKKFFCSYSEPHYIKCQKMEVLCELVNDENVQQVLEELKGYCTDISVELAQGAISAIGSIARTYTEQCVGILTELLGLQQEHITSAVVQAFRDLVWLCPQCTDAVCQALPGCEDIIQDSEGKQALIWLLGAHGEKVPNAPYVLEDLVENVKTEVFPAVKMELLTALVRLFLSRPAECQDMLGRLLYHCIEEEKDMSVRDRGLFYYRLLQSGVDEVKRVLCSPKSDPSLGLLEDQTEQPVNTWASEFNTLAPIYGKARWALVTAHQPGEPCYAFSPCTDSGNRGTESLISEGSKEVLKVHPDTGSLTLIPDVALTAEQFEKTWLTLDVGCQQSLPWVGTVHPDTIQTALHVVHIRTIAMSKAGVQPWKAYFIAQDDSGCLFLTELLLEAEDSEMQVAVKQSEAKPEALQAFMSVFRTAVEAVAGLRS